CCGCCCACCGGGCAGATCACCGCGGCCGCCCGCAGGCCCTGCACGCGTCTGTGCGGGGACCCACTCTCGTCGCCTGAGCGTCAACACGCCATCGAACACGCCCTGGCTGGCACCGATGTTCGATGGCGCACGGACTGACCCCTCCAAGCCGCATAGCGTCGGCAGCGCCAGCCGGCCCAACATCACGCCCACCTTGAGGTCACTTCATGAAGCTCCGCACACTGCTTGCCCCGCTGGTCTTGGTCCTGCTTGTCACCGCCGGCTGCGCCGTTTCGCGCGGCCAGCAGACGACCGGGGCCTACCTCGACGACGCGAGCATCACCACCCAGGTCAAGAGCCGGATGCTGAGCAACCCGGACGTCGCCGGGACCAGCATCAGCGTTGAAACACTCAACGGCACGGTCATGCTGTCCGGCTTTGCAAAGAGCGCTCTGGAGAGAAACACGGCCGAGCGCATTGCGCGCGATGTCAACGGCGTCAGGTCCGTGAAGAACGAGATCACGATCCGCCCTTGAAGCCCGTGGAGCCCGACCAGGCGCCTCCCGGCCAGGCGCTGACGATGCTGCTGGCGATCACGCGGGTCAAGACCTGGGCCGGCGCCCGCCTGTTGACCTCGGCGAGCGGCTTCTTCTTCAGGCGCGACGCCCGCGTCTTCCTGATCACCAGCCGGCACGTGTTCTTCGACGAGCCCTCGGGCCACTCGCCAGACGGTGTCGAGATCCTCTGCCACACCGACCGCAGCGACCTCACCCGTGTGCAATCGCTGCGCCTGTCGCTGTACGCCGATGGCCGTGCACGCTGGCGGCAGGCGCAAGACGGCGGCGGCGACATCGACGTTGCCGCGCTTGAGATACCGCTGCCCGATCTGCCGCAGGCCCACGCCATGCAGACCTTCGGCCCCGAGAACCTTGCCACCGGTCGCCAGGCGCAGGAGCTCGGTGATGTCGGCGACAGCCTGGCCATTCCGAGCTTCCCGCTCGGCTTCCACGACACGGTGCACTTCTTGCCCGTCGTGCGCACGGCTGGGATCGCTTCCGCCTACGGCGTGCGCTTCCAGCGCCGGGGCTGCTTTCTCACCGACGGCCGCACCCACCGAGGCAGCAGCGGAGCGCCGGTGCTCCGGCATGCCGGCGCCGCAGGGGGGCCGCGCCGCTGGTGGCTGCTCGGCATACACGCCAGCCGCATGGACATGAGCGACCGCGACAGCCAGCTCGATGAGTCTCTGGGCCTGAACTGCGCTTGGTATGCCGATGTGTTGCTGACGCTGACAGACTCGCCCATCGGCGGCGCACCGTGAACGCGCCCGCCCCGGCTCCCGGGGCTGAGCCCGGTGGTCTTGCTGCGCTGCTGGGGCAGGCCGAGGCAAGGCCCTGGTATCGGCGTGCGCTGCCCTGGTTGGCGGTGGGCACGATGTTGCTGATGGTGGCGGGTGGCACCACCTGGTGGATGAAACGCGCCGCCCGGGCCGCACCGCAGTACAGCACCCAGGCCGTCACCCGAGGAGACCTGACGCTCAGCATCACCGCCAACGGCACGGTGCAGCCCACGCGCTCGGTGAGCATCGGCAGCGAGCTTTCGGGCACCGTGCTGCGCGTCAACGTCGACGTCAATGACCGCGTCACCAAAGGCCAGGTGCTGCTGGTGCTGGACACCGCCAAACTGCGCGACCAGATCCTGCGCTCCGAGGCCGGCCTGGCTGCCGCCCGCAGCCGCGTGCGCCTGGCGGCGGCGACGCTGGCCGAAGCGCACACGAGGCTGGCGCGGCTGGAGGCGATGGCGCGCCTGTCGAACGGTCGCGAGCCGGCGCCGGCCGATCTTGACGCCAGCCGCGCCAACCTGACCCGTGCACAGGCCGATGCGGCCAGCGCCGAGGCAGGGGTCAGCGAGGCACTGGCCCTGCTGTCCACCGACCAGATCAATCTGACCAAGGCCTCGATCACAGCCCCCTCCGACGGCGTGGTGCTCACCCGCTCCGTGGACCCGGGCAACGCGGTCGCGGCCTCACTGCAGGCAGTGACGCTGTTCACACTGGCCGAGAGCCTGACCACGCTGCGCCTGTGGGTCTACGTCGACGAGGCCGATGTCGGCGTCGTCAAGACCGGCCAGGCCGCTCGCTTCACGGTCAGCGCCTACCCAACGCGCAGCTATCCCGCGCGGATCACGCGTGTGGGCTTCGGTGCGACCCTGACCGACAACGTCGTGACTTACCTCACCTGGCTCGACGTCGACAACACCGATCTGAGCCTGCGCCCGGGAATGACCGCCACCGCCACCATCGTGGCCACCGAACGCAAGGGCGTGCTGCACGTGCCCAATGCAGCACTGCGTTTCACGCCAACCACCGCCACCAATGCGGCGAAGAAGGGCTTGGCAGCGGGTGTGAGCTTCGGCCCGCCCAAGACGGAAAGCCAGCGCAAGAGCGCGGCAGAGGGCGCCAGCACCGCCGGTGCGCGTCAGGTGTGGGTGCTGGCCACCGACGTCGACGGCCGGCCGCTGCCCGGCGCGGTGCCCCAGGCCGTGGCCGTGACGCCCGGCATCAGCGACGGCCGAAGCACCGAGATCGCCGCCGGGGCCCTGCGCGAGGGCATGCTCGTGGTGACCGCGCAGACCACCGGCGCGGCGCCGTGACAGCGCCGCTGATACGGCTGCGGGACATCACGCGGCGCTACGGCAGCGGCGCCAGCGAGCTGATGGCGCTCAAGGGCATCAGCATGGATGTGGCAGCTGGTGAGTTTTTGGCCATCATGGGGCCCAGTGGCTCCGGCAAGAGCACGGCCATGAACATCCTGGGGTGCCTGGACACGCCCACAGCCGGCCAGTACCTCTTCAGGGGCACGCGCGTGGAGGCGCTCTCGCGCGACGAGCGCGCACGCCTTCGTCGCCGCTACCTGGGCTTCGTGTTCCAGGGCTTCAACCTGCTGGCGCGCACCTCGGCGCAAGAGAACGTCGAGCTGCCGCTGCTGTACCGCGGCGACGGCACCGCCACGCGGCGCGCCGCCGCCACGCGCGCACTCGCCGATGTGGGGTTGGCAGGCTGGGAGCGGCACACGCCGGCTGAGCTTTCGGGCGGCCAGCAGCAGCGCGTGGCGATCGCGCGTGCCATCGTCACGGCGCCTGCCGTGGTGCTGGCCGACGAGCCGACCGGCAACCTGGACAGCCCGCGCAGCCACGAGATCATGGGCCTGCTGATGTCGCTGAATCGCGACCAAGGCATCACTGTGCTGATGGTGACGCACGAGCCTGACATGGCCGCCTATGCGCGGCGCATGGTCCACTTCCTGGACGGTCGGATCGCTCGGGACGAGCTCAACCCCAACCCGACGCTGCAGGCCCCTGCTTCGGCCGAGGCCGCCTGAGGGCGAACAGGTCACGATGCTGTTGAGCGTGCTGCTCCTGGCCTTGCGCTCGGTGCAGCGCAACCTGCTGCGTTCGTTCTTGACCATCCTGGGGGTCGTGATCGGCGTGGCCGCCGTCATCACCATGGTGACGCTTGGCAACGGCGCCACGACAGCCATCGAGGGCAAGATCGCCAGCCTGGGCACCAACCTCCTGGTGGTGGGCCCCGGTCAGCGCCTGGGTGGGGGCGGCGGCAGCGGCGTGCCGCAGTTCACCGAGACGGACGCCGAGGCCATCGCCACCCAGATCGGCGGCGTGGCCGAGGTGGCGCCGCAGGGCCGCGCCAGTGCCATCGTGGTGGCCAATGGGCGGAACTGGGCCACCAGCGTGAGCGGCAGCACCAACGCCTGGTTCAGCGCCGGCAACTGGGCGTTGGCCGGCGGGCGTGTCTTCACGCCTGACGAACAGCTGGCCGGCTCGGCGGTGTGCATCGTCGGCGAGACCGTGCGGCGCGAGCTCTGGGGCGGCTCGCCCGCAGGCCCGGACATCGCCGGCCTGGGCGAGCTGCTGCGCATCCGCCAGTTCTCTTGCCAGGTGGTGGGCGTTCTCGCCGCCAAAGGCCAGGGCGGAATGGGCGACCAGGACGACAGCGTCGTGCTGCCGCTGCACACGCTGCAGCGCCGCGTGACGGGCAACACGCGCGTGGCCGCACTGATCGTTTCGATGGCCGAAGACGCCGACAGCGGGCCCCTCAAGGCCAGCCTGCGCGAGCTGTTGCGCGAGCGGCGCCAGCTGGCCGCGGGCGACGACGACAACTTCAACATCTTCGACACCCAGCAACTGGCTGACACACTCAGCAGCACCATGGGCGTGCTGACCGACCTGCTCGGCGCTGTGGCCGCGGTGAGCCTGCTCGTGGGTGGCATCGGCATCATGAACATCATGTTGGTCAGCGTCACCGAGCGCACGCGCGAAATCGGCTTGCGGCTCGCGGTGGGCGCGGTCGAGCGCGAGGTGTTGCTGCAATTCCTCATCGAGGCCGTCGTCCTGTCGGCACTGGGCGGCGCGGTGGGCGTGCTGCTGGCCGCTGCGGCCTCGTGGGGCGGGGCTCGGCTCATGGCGGTGCCCTACGTGTTCGACCCCGTCATCAACGGCGTGGCGCTGCTGTTCGCGGCCGCCATTGGGGTGGTCTTCGGCTACGTGCCGGCGCGTCGCGCCGCGCGGATGGACCCGATCGACGCGCTTCGGCACGAGTAGCGGCGAACAGGTGCTCCGTCCCTCAGGGGCCGGGCTGGGCCTCTTGCAGGTCGACTTCGCGCACCAGGCGGCGCAGCACGATGTCTTTGAGGCCCAGCGCCGTGGCCGAGGCCACCAGTGCCTCGCGTTCGGCGCGCAGCGCGCTGCGATGCGCACCGCCGAGGCCTGCAACGCGGCGCACTCGGGCGGGCGGGCGGGCGGGCCGGCAGCGCAGAGCCGGCCAGGCTTCGCAGCGCGGCCTGGCTCGCGGCGGCCCGCGCGCAGCGCTCGGCATCATCGTGGGCACCGACGGCGGGCAGCACCAGGCCGCACAACAGCCGCGGCAGCACGAGGAAGAAGACCCCGGGGATCAAGGTCCGCAGCGCCCAGGCCACCGCCACCCGCCAGCAGCAACACGAACAGACCAACGGCCAGGACCATCATGCCGGCCTACCGTTCAGGCCTTCAGGACCGCAGGCTCAGGGGATCGATCCATGTGCGCCGGCCGGCTGCGCGCTGTGCGGCGCAGTCGGTCGCGCATGTCTCGCCCTGAATGGCGCCATCGCCAGAGAGCTCGACGACTCATTCGGGGACCTCCAAGCCGATGCGCCCGCCCTGATTGGCAGGATCCCGCAGGCGTTCGGCGTTCACGTCCTGCTGCGCAATGAAGTCCGTCTTCATGGTGGTCGGTGCCAGTCGGTTCCAGCGTCCCAAGGAAGCGCCATGAAGTCGAACGACCTCACGCGCGACAACTTCGGCATGTACGCACACCGCAGCCCAGGCCCCGGCCCTTCGCTGATGGGCGCCGACACCTTGATGGGCAACGATGTTTGCAACAAGGAAGGCGAAGACTTGGGCGACATCAAGGAACTCATGATCGACATGGCCACCGGCAAAGTGGCCTACGCCGTGCTGTCCTTCGGCGGCGTGCTCGGCCCGGGCGACAAACTGTTCGCCGTGCCCTGGGCGGTGTTGACGCTCGACACCGCACACAAGCGCTTCACCCTAAACGTGGCCAAGGCGACGCTCAAGGACGCGCCGGGCTTCGACAAGGCGCACTGGCCGTCGATGTCCGACCGCACCTGGGCCGGCGGCGTGCACCCGTTCTACGGCACACCCTACATCGCGACCTGAGCGGTGGCCTTGCACCCCCTTTCCACCACCGCAGAAGGCATCACCATGAACAAGGACCAGGTCAAGGGCTCGATCAAGGGCGCCGTCGGCAAGGCGCAGGAGGCTGTCGGCAAGGTCGTCGGCAGCGACGAACAGCGCATGAAGGGCATCCACAAGCAGGTCGAAGGCAAGGCGCAGAAGACCGTTGGCGACCTGAAGGAAGTCGCAAAGGACATCACGCTCCTAGGAGCGTGGGCGGAAGCGCATTTCCGCGGAGGGCCACGACCAGCC
This portion of the Ideonella sp. WA131b genome encodes:
- a CDS encoding BON domain-containing protein; amino-acid sequence: MKLRTLLAPLVLVLLVTAGCAVSRGQQTTGAYLDDASITTQVKSRMLSNPDVAGTSISVETLNGTVMLSGFAKSALERNTAERIARDVNGVRSVKNEITIRP
- a CDS encoding trypsin-like peptidase domain-containing protein, yielding MLLAITRVKTWAGARLLTSASGFFFRRDARVFLITSRHVFFDEPSGHSPDGVEILCHTDRSDLTRVQSLRLSLYADGRARWRQAQDGGGDIDVAALEIPLPDLPQAHAMQTFGPENLATGRQAQELGDVGDSLAIPSFPLGFHDTVHFLPVVRTAGIASAYGVRFQRRGCFLTDGRTHRGSSGAPVLRHAGAAGGPRRWWLLGIHASRMDMSDRDSQLDESLGLNCAWYADVLLTLTDSPIGGAP
- a CDS encoding efflux RND transporter periplasmic adaptor subunit produces the protein MLLMVAGGTTWWMKRAARAAPQYSTQAVTRGDLTLSITANGTVQPTRSVSIGSELSGTVLRVNVDVNDRVTKGQVLLVLDTAKLRDQILRSEAGLAAARSRVRLAAATLAEAHTRLARLEAMARLSNGREPAPADLDASRANLTRAQADAASAEAGVSEALALLSTDQINLTKASITAPSDGVVLTRSVDPGNAVAASLQAVTLFTLAESLTTLRLWVYVDEADVGVVKTGQAARFTVSAYPTRSYPARITRVGFGATLTDNVVTYLTWLDVDNTDLSLRPGMTATATIVATERKGVLHVPNAALRFTPTTATNAAKKGLAAGVSFGPPKTESQRKSAAEGASTAGARQVWVLATDVDGRPLPGAVPQAVAVTPGISDGRSTEIAAGALREGMLVVTAQTTGAAP
- a CDS encoding ABC transporter ATP-binding protein, with translation MALKGISMDVAAGEFLAIMGPSGSGKSTAMNILGCLDTPTAGQYLFRGTRVEALSRDERARLRRRYLGFVFQGFNLLARTSAQENVELPLLYRGDGTATRRAAATRALADVGLAGWERHTPAELSGGQQQRVAIARAIVTAPAVVLADEPTGNLDSPRSHEIMGLLMSLNRDQGITVLMVTHEPDMAAYARRMVHFLDGRIARDELNPNPTLQAPASAEAA
- a CDS encoding ABC transporter permease; translated protein: MLLSVLLLALRSVQRNLLRSFLTILGVVIGVAAVITMVTLGNGATTAIEGKIASLGTNLLVVGPGQRLGGGGGSGVPQFTETDAEAIATQIGGVAEVAPQGRASAIVVANGRNWATSVSGSTNAWFSAGNWALAGGRVFTPDEQLAGSAVCIVGETVRRELWGGSPAGPDIAGLGELLRIRQFSCQVVGVLAAKGQGGMGDQDDSVVLPLHTLQRRVTGNTRVAALIVSMAEDADSGPLKASLRELLRERRQLAAGDDDNFNIFDTQQLADTLSSTMGVLTDLLGAVAAVSLLVGGIGIMNIMLVSVTERTREIGLRLAVGAVEREVLLQFLIEAVVLSALGGAVGVLLAAAASWGGARLMAVPYVFDPVINGVALLFAAAIGVVFGYVPARRAARMDPIDALRHE
- a CDS encoding PRC-barrel domain-containing protein — its product is MKSNDLTRDNFGMYAHRSPGPGPSLMGADTLMGNDVCNKEGEDLGDIKELMIDMATGKVAYAVLSFGGVLGPGDKLFAVPWAVLTLDTAHKRFTLNVAKATLKDAPGFDKAHWPSMSDRTWAGGVHPFYGTPYIAT